One genomic window of Numida meleagris isolate 19003 breed g44 Domestic line chromosome 1, NumMel1.0, whole genome shotgun sequence includes the following:
- the CLNS1A gene encoding methylosome subunit pICln, translating to MSFLKRFPPPADGVRHRQPDTEAVLAGRSLGAGTLYIAESRLSWLENSGVGFSLDYPTISLHAVSRDLNAYPWEHLYVMVNARFEEEETKEAPMAEGEEEDSDDDVEPIAEFRFVPSDKSALEAMFSAMCECQALHPDPEDEDSDNDYEGDEYDVEARELEQGDIPTFYTYEEGLSHLTAEGQATLERLEGMLAQSVSSQYNMAGVRTEDSIREFEDGMEVDIAPAVAGQFEDAEVDH from the exons ATGAGTTTTCTCAAGCGGTTCCCGCCGCCGGCCGATGGTGTCCGCCACCGGCAGCCCGACACGGAAGCGGTGCTGGCGGGGCGCAGCCTGGGCGCCGGCACGCTCTACATTGCCGAGAG CCGCCTGTCATGGCTGGAAAACTCTGGAGTTGGCTTCTCCTTGGATTATCCCACCATAAGCTTACACGCTGTCTCCAGGGACCTGAACGCGTACCCCTGGGAGCACCTGTATGTCATGGTGAACGCCAGGTTTGAAG AGGAGGAGACGAAAGAGGCTCCCATGGctgaaggggaggaggaagacagCGATGACGATGTCGAGCCAATTGCGGAATTCAGATTCGTACCTAGCGACAAATCAGCCT TGGAAGCCATGTTTTCAGCAATGTGTGAATGCCAAGCTCTGCACCCAGACCCAGAAGATGAGGATTCAGACAATGACTACGAAGGGGACGAGTATGATGTCGAGGCCCGTG AGCTGGAACAAGGTGACATCCCGACCTTTTACACGTACGAGGAAGGACTGTCGCATCTAACGGCAGAAGGTCAGGCCACTCTGGAGAGGTTAGAGGGCATGTTGGCCCAGTCTGTCAGCAGTCAGTACAACATGGCCGGGGTGAGAACAGAAGACTCCATAAGGGAGTTTGAAG ATGGGATGGAGGTGGACATTGCACCAGCAGTTGCAGGGCAGTTTGAAGATGCAGAAGTTGATCACTGA